ccaggagttccgcCTCACAagcctgtgctctaaccactagaccccactcccccacccacagcaggAACTGTACCAGGCTGCTCTTAACTTAGGCCTCTGTTTGAAAGCAGACAGGTGAAAGCCCTGGCGAGAGACATAACACAGCAAGGACTGCACAGGACGGTCTAGGTTTGCCCTGCCGGTTGGCTGAGGTTTGTCATTTCCTGAGGCTCGGGGCCGAGTCAGTTTTGCTGTCTCTCTGCAGAGGGGTGCGCCGGCACGCGAGCGTGTGCGTGGGAAACTTCCCGCTTGCTCGTTTGTTTGTTTCCCAAAAGTGTTACGTTGACAATGCGCCTCGCTGCAAGAAAGGGGAACATGGAGCACTCACTGCGCTGAGCGTGCCGGGCTGCTTCCGGAAACTGCCCGCTTCCCGGGCGCTGACGCAGCCCCGACTTACAGGGCGAGGGGCACCGTGAACAGTCCCTGAGTAGCAAACTGAGAACTGAAAGTCTGACGCAACTCGGGCCAGTGCTCCtagcctgcaggggaggggggtaggtTGGGGGTGTGGCCAGGGCACACTGTGCTGAGGCTATTCTCTGCTCCCTAGGGTCCATAGGTGGCAGATCGGGGGCGTGACTGGGGTGCGCTGAGTtgtggctattctctgcccccccagaGTCCATTAACAGAGCAGTGGTGGGCCGGGATGGGGAATGCCACCAGATGGCTCTGGCTGGCCAGCCCAGTCTGGCCCGGTCATCTCAGGTCCTGCCTGGGGTGCCAGTGTTGCTTCTTGAGGGGTACTGACAACTGGGCGATTAGGCGCCCCGGCctggccccgctccccagcaggtgtgtttgtgtgcatgtgtgtgtacgtGAGGGGTCCCATTAGCCAGAGGCCGTGACTTTTCCCCTAACGGCGAGGGGGAAGCAGGGGATGCCCTTCCCACTGTTGGCAAAATCACGGCATTGGGCTCATGTCCCAGACTGCCCGGGAATCGTGACATTGCGAGTTACACAGAGCCTTACCCGTAGGGCGCagggcacaagttagagcagcccaaaGGCCACCCTGGTGTGCGTGTGAGTGGCCAGGGGCCCGGCTCGTACTATGGTGCCTTCTGGACTGTGTCACCCGCAGCGCGAGCGGGCCCGCTCTCCGGGCCAGCCGCCCTGGGGCCTGCcagctgccccacagccagccgGAGCGGGTTGCGGCCTTTGGCTGGGGGCCGAGAGGCAGCTTGAAAGGACGATGCGGTGTGACCTCTGTTGGAAGAAATGAAAACTGCCAGTGCTGATGGGGAGACGGGAGATTTTATTCCCCTGACCGGGAAACTCTCTGGAATTTATTCTTCAGCTCAACCAGGCCTCTAAGCTTGCCAGGCTCCCCCGGGGGACGATGGGAACAAATCCTATCACCCAGAGGAGCCTGAACTTGCTCCCAGAAGAGCCAAACAGCCCCCCTGACAGCTAACCTTTATCTAGAGTGACCACATTTACCTGGGGTGACCAAGTTGTCgctgggttttttgggggttggggggaggtgttagttgcctatataagacaaagcccctcatgtcgggatgtctggtcaccctactttgaCCCCTTCTGGGgtctgtttccccccctcccaccatctgttcattccctctctctctctctctctctcctccctccctggcttcccccgcccctccacctTTGGTCTGGTCTTTTCCCACGCCCATCCCTCCCCGCCCGCCTCCGGCTCTCGgctttttgatttatttatttattaattttgtttaacGAGATGAGCTCATGGGAGGCGGAGCTCCAAGAAGCCCCGGCTCGCCTATATAAGGAGCCGGGCAAGcggccccagctcagctcggctCTGCTCAAGCCGTGGAGGCTTTAAAGCAGCTCCCTCCCGggggaagacagacagacagacagacagacagacagactcagtctctcctctcctctcgcCAGCTGCTCCTCGCTCCTCTCCTGCTTCGCCATGAGCTCCATGGTGGATGTAAAAACCCTGTACGAGGTAAGAGGCGATCTCCTCCTGTCTTGGGGGCGTGGGCTGAGTTTCCTGGGCTGGCCCGGCTCCCCCTAAGCTAGGCTAAGACTGACttatgggcgggggggggggggggggggtgatttctCCTGCCAAAGCTCACAGCTGTGGACTCACCCCGCCCTTATAAATTGTTGGTTTGTCGGCTGACCCAGATGTCACTCGATTGCACAGAATCGCAGcaaaaatcgggggggggggaggtttaaaAAGCAGCCCCCCCACGAGGAAAAGATCTCGGCTCTGTCTGGCCTCCCCCCCTTTTTGGAAAAAGACAGAAAGTTGCTAAAGCGGGTCGGATCCGGAGTTGAGAACTCGGCTCGATTTGCTTCTCCACGGGCGCCGGGCTGGCCGAGTTCTCGCCGCGGGGGAACTTGGCGTCGCTTCGATTTGATTGTTTGGGGGGGGATTATTTTGTCTCGGGCCCCAGGAAGGAAAGTTTTTGAGGCCGCGGAGCTGGGCGGGCTTGTGTGGGCGACTCCCCAGACCCCCGATTCTCGAGGCCTGGCCCCCAGctgggcgggcgggggggtgttTAATGCGAAATCCTCGCTGGTGTGAATTCGTTTTGCTCGGTTCTGTTAAGAGCGGAGTGAACAAACCGGGAGCTGATTTTGTGTTTGCGCGCACCCCCCCCCATCACTTCCCCATTCGGTAAATGAAGAGTAgttggggggggcctcaggaACTGCTTCCAAAGGCAGGACCCCCCTAAAtcccgcccccccaaactcaGCAACCAGGGGCCGCCTCTGCTGGCCTGGGGGGCGACCCGACTCCCCTCTGCCCGGCGATGGCTtgatttgggggttgtggggggagacTCGCGCTCCGGTGCTGATTGAGTGTCTGGCCGCTCGGGTTAATTTACAAAAAGCATTTCGAGAGACGGCCCGGTCCCTCGGGGGGGTCCCCTGCCccgactgggggtgggggacggggaAGAGAAATTCCCAGCGGCCAGGGAAGGGTTAAAGTGGCCTAGAATGACGTTCCTCCCTGCTGCCATAgcgagctgcgggggggggggggggtgactttCCGCCCCGGGAGGGGGGAAATGCAGAAACTTTGAGTGCAGCAGGAACTTGGGGGGGTGCAGTtaggggactgtgtgtgtgtggggcggtgTTGAGCAGGGCCTCTCTCAGGATCGGTGGAGGACAGAGgacctcctggggggggggggaatgggggcgaAGTGGAAAGAGTGGAGGAGAAAGGGCAGTTCCCCATTTAGGTTTACACCAGGCTAGGGTACACACCATGGGAATCTGCCCCCTCTTCGGTTCTGtcacttcttccccaccccacccgtgGATTTCTCGGGGGCACCTCGCTTTTTTCCACTCCGGGTGCCCTGCAATCGCCCCCCCCTCCCGTGCAGCAGGCTGGCGGAAGGCCCCTTGCTTTGGAAGGGGGTGTGAGTgttgggcggggagggggggggtccgTGCCAGTATAAAATCCTCCCTCCTGGGCCCAGCCCAAGTACTTTATAAATAACCCTGGGCCCTGGGCCATGGCAGGGCCTGTGAGTCACCACCGAGCTCAGCCtcgccccacccaccccccctccccggagAGCCTGGTGCTGGGGAGAGCCAGGTGCTGAGtttgctggaggcaaagtggccgtgggggggggggggggggtttcggGCAGTGCCCAGCTCCAGGGGTATCTTCTATGTGCTTCCACCTTGTTTTGTATGAGAGCCAGGCATTAACCCCCcgcccttccctctctccccgccccccagaacctcttgATCCTGAATCTGAGTGAGGAGCGGGATGCTCCGGCTGGCTCCGAGCCCCGGGGGGGCAGCGGCGACTCCCACGTCTGGCCCCTGCGCACGGTCTGGAGCCCCAGCACGGAGCAGGCGCTCTCCCTGCCCGAGCCGGcggccccccgcccctccttccGCACCGACCGGTCCCTCAGCCTGATCGAGGGCCGAAccctgccgccccccccgcccggcttccccccgctgcagcccccgccggcccccgCCCTCTCGGCCCGCTACAAGACGGAGCTCTGCCGCACCTACAGCGAGACGGGCCGCTGCCGGTACGGGGCCAAGTGCCAGTTCGCCCACGGGGCCGGGGAGCTGCGGAGCCTCAGCCGCCACCCCAAGTACAAGACGGAGCTGTGCCACAAATTCTACCTCCATGGCGAATGCCCCTACGGCTCCCGCTGCCACTTCGTTCACTACCCGGAAGAGCGGGGGCTGGCTGCTTCCCCGCAACTTCTGCGCCAGAGTCTCAGCTACACCGGGGTGCCTGCTGGCCGCCAGGGCTCCCCGCCGCCCGGCGTCTCCGACCTGGCCTCTTTCGCCCGGGC
This is a stretch of genomic DNA from Chelonia mydas isolate rCheMyd1 chromosome 23, rCheMyd1.pri.v2, whole genome shotgun sequence. It encodes these proteins:
- the ZFP36 gene encoding mRNA decay activator protein ZFP36, with product MSSMVDVKTLYENLLILNLSEERDAPAGSEPRGGSGDSHVWPLRTVWSPSTEQALSLPEPAAPRPSFRTDRSLSLIEGRTLPPPPPGFPPLQPPPAPALSARYKTELCRTYSETGRCRYGAKCQFAHGAGELRSLSRHPKYKTELCHKFYLHGECPYGSRCHFVHYPEERGLAASPQLLRQSLSYTGVPAGRQGSPPPGVSDLASFARAPSISPPPAGDLLSPSFTRLNSEPVPRVATLGEALAASSSAPGGRCTCRCGGTARLGTFESPRDYFAAAPGTPVASGLPRTPSSNSLSDQDCYSSSGSLSGSESPVFEMLPASGTWNGTRRLPIFNRISVSE